A region of the Pricia mediterranea genome:
CGCGAAATCGTCCAAAATTTCGTTCTTTTGTAATACATCCTTTAAAGTAAATACTATGTCATCCGTATCAAAAAAAATCGAAGAACTAGGCCTGATTTTGCCGCCAGCCCCACCTCCGGCGGGGCTTTACAAACCTGTACTTGTGGTCAATAACTTTCTATATGTATCCGGCCAAGGTCCCATGCTGCCCGATGGCTCCCTGATGAAAGGCAGGGTCGGAGATGATCTGGACCTTGAGAAGGGAAAAGCAGGGGCTCGCCAAGTCGGCCTTACGATGCTCTCGACCATACAGACCCATTTTGGGGAAATCGACCGCATCAAACGTCTGGTCAAAACCTTGGGCATGGTCAATTCCACCCCTGATTTCGAAAATCACCCTCTTGTAATCAACGGCTTTAGCGAGTTGATGGCAGAAGTTTTCGGCTCGGAGCACGGGGTCGGGGTGCGCAGTGCCGTAGGAATGATGCTCCCGGGTGGCATTCCGGTAGAAATCGAAGCCATGTTCGAATTGCATTAGAGCGTACAGAAACAGAAGTTTACAATGAAAAGAACAAACTGGTACGCGTTAAACGATACCCATGATGTGATTACGCCCGCCTTACTGGTATACCCGGATTGGATCCTTCACAACATCCGCACTATGATAGAAATGGCCGGGGGCGCCGAACGGCTTCGTCCACATATCAAAACCCATAAAACGGCGGAAATCATTGAGATGCAACTGGATCAGGGCGTCAAAAAGTTCAAGTGCGCAACTATCGCAGAGGCCGAATTGCTGGCCATGTGCAATGCCCCTGACATTTTATTGGCGATGCAGCCGGTAGGGACTAACATTCAACGGTTCTTCGAACTCATGTCCAAATATCCGGAGTCAAAATTCTCCGCTCTGGTCGATACGCCCGATATCCTTGATGCCTTGTCCGATATGGCGAAATCACAGAAGGTCGTTGTTTCCCTTTGGATGGATATCAATTGTGGGATGAATCGCACGGGTATCCTTCCCGACGAAAATGCCGTCACCCTCTACCGCCGGATGGACGCCGACCCCAATGTTGATGCAAAGGGATTGCATGCCTACGACGGGCATATACGGAATACGGAGGTCACGCTACGAAAAGAAGTCTGCGATGCATCTTTTGCAACCGTTACGGATCTCAAAAAAGAACTGGAATCAACGGGAACCCAAGTCGCCGGCATCGTTGCCGGAGGGTCGCCCACCTTTCCATTTCACGCCCGGCGCAACGGGGTAGAGGCCAGTCCGGGAACCACCCTGCTCTGGGATGCCGGCTATGGCGGCCAGTTTCCCGAGATGGAATTTCTTCCGGCCGCCGTGCTGCTCACCCGCGTCATTAGCAGGCCGTCAAAAAAGACCATCTGCTTGGATTTGGGACACAAGCATCTCGCTTCCGAGATGCCATTTCCGAGGGTAGACTTCCTAAACGCTGAAAATTGCACTCAAAAAGGCCAGAGCGAGGAACATTTCGTGCTTGAATGCGAAAACACGAAGGACTATGCCGTAGGAGATGTCTTCTACGCCGTTCCGGTACATATCTGTCCCACTGTCGCCAAATACACAAACCTAGAGGTAGTTTCCGAAGGACGTATTATCGATTCTTGGGAGGTCGCGGCTCGAAATCAGCGAATCAGCATCTGATTATCGATGAATTCGATGGTATTCAAGTCTGAAATCGGTTCGAACGGGCCGCATCCCACGGCCCTATTTCGACGACATACGATTACCCGAAAATCATCGTTTAATATTGTAAAGGTGTCCGCATGGCAGGGTATTTGCTATCTTTAAAGCGGACTTTTTATCGTTTCATAATGCCAAGAAATTATCTGTTCCCCGTTTTAATTTTCCTACTTGCGGCTGTAGCGGTGCGTGCCCAGACGGACCTTCCTACAAAAAAACCCTTGGAAATCGACGTGGCCAATAAAATCGATGACACCGCCGAACCCGATAAGGGCACCTCGTTGAAAATACCTTCCGTTATAGACAACAATCCCGAGGTCAAATTGGACATGGGAAAAAGAACCCCCGTTAAGATGCTTCCGGAGCGGGAACTCGTTCAAGCGGGCACGGGCATGAAGATTGACCCTAAAGCGGGTCCAAGACAACCCAAGGAAGGGTCTAGGGAACATTTCTCGGACATGTACCTTGGCGATGTCAAAAGCAGCGGGAAGTTTGTCGGGATTGTCTGCCGCGACCATGAGTTCGTTGACGGAGATCGAGTCAGGATATGGCTGAACGGGAATGTAGTGGATCCAAACACTTTTTTGACCGGTTCTTTTAAAGGTATAAACGTCGATTTGGAAGAAGGCTTCAACCGCTTTGAATTCGAAGCCCTAAACGTCGGATCTTCGCCCCCGAACACTGCCCAAATCAATGTCTACGACGATAAGGGTGAACTTATTTACTCCAATAAATGGTTATTGTCAACCGGGTCGAAGGCTACTTTGATTATAACGAAGGATGAATTGTAAGCCCGGCGTTTGCCTTTCTAGAGTTTA
Encoded here:
- a CDS encoding RidA family protein, whose protein sequence is MSSVSKKIEELGLILPPAPPPAGLYKPVLVVNNFLYVSGQGPMLPDGSLMKGRVGDDLDLEKGKAGARQVGLTMLSTIQTHFGEIDRIKRLVKTLGMVNSTPDFENHPLVINGFSELMAEVFGSEHGVGVRSAVGMMLPGGIPVEIEAMFELH
- a CDS encoding D-TA family PLP-dependent enzyme, which codes for MKRTNWYALNDTHDVITPALLVYPDWILHNIRTMIEMAGGAERLRPHIKTHKTAEIIEMQLDQGVKKFKCATIAEAELLAMCNAPDILLAMQPVGTNIQRFFELMSKYPESKFSALVDTPDILDALSDMAKSQKVVVSLWMDINCGMNRTGILPDENAVTLYRRMDADPNVDAKGLHAYDGHIRNTEVTLRKEVCDASFATVTDLKKELESTGTQVAGIVAGGSPTFPFHARRNGVEASPGTTLLWDAGYGGQFPEMEFLPAAVLLTRVISRPSKKTICLDLGHKHLASEMPFPRVDFLNAENCTQKGQSEEHFVLECENTKDYAVGDVFYAVPVHICPTVAKYTNLEVVSEGRIIDSWEVAARNQRISI